In the genome of Streptomyces racemochromogenes, one region contains:
- a CDS encoding ABC transporter substrate-binding protein codes for MKRRNQWLAAPLGAATAAALLSGCGSQDGSAAGNGKGVVMGISDKVKSVDPASGYDPGSWLLFNNVFQSLLTFPKGGTTPEPDAAQACNFEGGDSKVYKCTLRSGLKFSNGNSLTSKDVKFSFERTLKINDANGPAVMLSSIASIEAPDEKTVVFRLKSSDATFPSKIASGAGAIVDHKEYPADKLRTDNKAVGSGVYKLDAFSEKSANFSVNDSYSGKAKAKNTGVTLKFFNGDQAGLKTVLESGDVDFAFRGLAAKDIAGLAATKTGDNKVDVVQGTGAEVEHMVFNVNDPVVGKLPVRKAIAYLVDREALVKDVYAGTAAPLYSIVPAGIAGHTTPYFDRYGGSPQLEKAKAVLKAANITGKIKLTLWSTPSRYGPSTDHQFQVIAKQLNDSGLFDADVKSVEFEQYEKDIDAGKYGVYVKGWVPDYPDADNFTQPFFGPDNVLRNNYDNKEISGTIIPATSTKSDRTAANTDYTRLQDIVADELPILPLWQSKQYAVARQNVTGLQWSLDASTVFRFWEISKG; via the coding sequence AAGGGCGTGGTCATGGGCATATCCGACAAGGTGAAGTCCGTCGACCCCGCATCGGGCTACGACCCGGGCTCCTGGCTGCTCTTCAACAACGTCTTCCAGTCCCTGCTGACGTTCCCCAAGGGCGGCACCACCCCCGAGCCCGACGCCGCCCAGGCCTGCAACTTCGAGGGCGGCGACAGCAAGGTGTACAAGTGCACCCTGCGCAGCGGCCTGAAGTTCAGCAACGGCAACAGCCTCACCTCGAAGGACGTCAAGTTCTCCTTCGAACGCACGCTGAAGATCAACGACGCCAACGGCCCCGCCGTCATGCTGTCGTCGATCGCGAGCATCGAGGCCCCCGACGAGAAGACCGTCGTCTTCAGGCTGAAGTCCTCCGACGCCACCTTCCCCAGCAAGATCGCGTCGGGCGCGGGCGCCATCGTCGACCACAAGGAATACCCAGCCGACAAGCTCCGCACCGACAACAAGGCCGTCGGCTCCGGCGTCTACAAGCTGGACGCCTTCAGCGAGAAGAGCGCCAACTTCTCCGTCAACGACTCCTACAGCGGCAAGGCCAAGGCCAAGAACACCGGCGTCACGCTGAAGTTCTTCAACGGCGACCAGGCCGGCCTCAAGACCGTCCTGGAGAGCGGCGACGTCGACTTCGCCTTCCGCGGCCTCGCCGCCAAGGACATCGCCGGCCTCGCCGCCACCAAGACCGGCGACAACAAGGTCGACGTCGTCCAGGGCACCGGCGCAGAAGTCGAGCACATGGTCTTCAACGTCAACGACCCCGTCGTCGGCAAGCTCCCCGTCCGCAAGGCCATCGCCTACCTCGTCGACCGCGAAGCGCTCGTCAAGGACGTGTACGCGGGCACCGCCGCCCCGCTCTACTCGATCGTCCCGGCCGGCATCGCCGGACACACCACCCCCTACTTCGACCGCTACGGCGGCTCGCCGCAGCTGGAGAAGGCCAAGGCGGTCCTGAAGGCCGCCAACATCACCGGCAAGATCAAGCTGACCCTGTGGTCCACGCCGTCCCGCTACGGCCCCTCCACCGACCACCAGTTCCAGGTCATCGCCAAGCAGCTCAACGACAGCGGCCTCTTCGACGCCGACGTCAAGTCCGTCGAGTTCGAGCAGTACGAGAAGGACATCGACGCCGGCAAGTACGGCGTCTACGTCAAGGGCTGGGTCCCCGACTACCCCGACGCCGACAACTTCACCCAGCCGTTCTTCGGCCCGGACAACGTCCTGCGCAACAACTACGACAACAAGGAGATCAGCGGGACCATCATCCCCGCCACCTCCACCAAGTCCGACCGCACCGCGGCCAACACGGACTACACCCGCCTCCAGGACATCGTCGCCGACGAGCTCCCGATCCTCCCGCTCTGGCAGAGCAAGCAGTACGCCGTCGCCCGCCAGAACGTGACCGGCCTCCAGTGGTCCCTGGACGCCTCCACGGTCTTCCGCTTCTGGGAGATCAGCAAGGGCTGA
- a CDS encoding response regulator, with product MAIRVLLVDDQPLLRTGFRMILEAEGDLVVVGEAGDGLQALEQVRALQPDVVLMDIRMPRMDGVEATRQITGPERNGPAKVLVLTTFDLDEYVVEALRAGASGFLLKDAPATELVQAIRVVAAGEAMLAPSITRRLLDKYAGHLPSGEQGLPDTLGTLTEREVEVLRLVARGLSNAEIAADLFVSETTVKTHVGHVLTKLGLRDRVQAAVYAYESGLVRPGAQ from the coding sequence GTGGCGATCCGCGTCCTGCTGGTCGACGACCAGCCACTGCTGCGCACCGGCTTCCGGATGATTCTGGAGGCGGAGGGGGACCTGGTGGTGGTGGGTGAGGCCGGGGACGGTCTGCAGGCGTTGGAGCAGGTGCGGGCGCTGCAGCCGGACGTGGTGCTGATGGACATCCGGATGCCACGGATGGACGGGGTGGAGGCGACCCGGCAGATCACCGGGCCGGAGCGGAACGGGCCGGCGAAGGTGCTGGTGCTGACCACGTTCGATCTGGACGAGTACGTGGTGGAGGCGCTGCGGGCGGGGGCGAGCGGGTTCCTGTTGAAGGACGCGCCGGCGACGGAGCTGGTGCAGGCGATCCGGGTGGTCGCGGCGGGTGAGGCGATGCTGGCGCCGAGCATCACGCGGCGGTTGCTGGACAAGTACGCCGGTCATCTGCCGTCGGGTGAGCAGGGTCTGCCGGACACGCTGGGGACGCTGACCGAGCGTGAGGTGGAGGTGTTGAGGCTGGTGGCCCGGGGGCTGTCGAACGCGGAGATCGCGGCGGACCTGTTCGTCAGCGAGACGACGGTGAAGACGCACGTGGGGCACGTGCTGACGAAGCTGGGTCTGCGCGACCGGGTGCAGGCGGCGGTGTACGCGTACGAGAGCGGTCTGGTGCGGCCGGGGGCGCAGTAG
- a CDS encoding RecB family exonuclease has protein sequence MTTTPGAGSADASTGVSRPTSLSPSRAGDFMQCPLLYRFRVIDRLPEKPSAAATRGTLVHAVLERLFDHPAHERTVPRAKELLPGQWERLLEAKPELADLFPEGDEGAGLARWLSEAEALVERWFTLEDPTRLEPVEREFFVEAELESGLRLRGIIDRVDVAATGEVRIVDYKTGKAPRPEYAEGALFQMKFYALVVWRLRQVVPRRLQLVYLGSGDVLTYDPVPADLERVERKLHALWEAIREATETGDWRPRPTKLCGWCDHRSVCPEFGGTPPVYPLVVRPRDGADRPAGS, from the coding sequence ATGACGACGACCCCCGGTGCCGGTTCCGCAGATGCTTCTACGGGTGTTTCCCGGCCGACCTCGCTGTCCCCGTCGCGGGCCGGTGACTTCATGCAGTGCCCGTTGCTGTACCGGTTCCGGGTGATCGACCGGCTTCCGGAGAAGCCGAGTGCGGCGGCGACGCGGGGGACGCTGGTGCACGCGGTGCTGGAGCGGCTCTTCGATCATCCGGCGCACGAGCGGACGGTGCCGCGGGCGAAGGAGCTGCTGCCGGGGCAGTGGGAGCGGCTGCTGGAGGCGAAGCCGGAGCTGGCGGACCTGTTCCCGGAGGGGGACGAGGGGGCGGGGCTGGCGCGCTGGCTGTCGGAGGCGGAGGCGCTGGTGGAGCGCTGGTTCACGTTGGAGGACCCGACGCGGCTGGAGCCGGTGGAGCGGGAGTTCTTCGTGGAGGCGGAGCTGGAGTCGGGGCTGCGGCTGCGCGGGATCATCGACCGGGTGGACGTGGCGGCGACGGGTGAGGTGCGGATCGTCGACTACAAGACGGGCAAGGCGCCGCGGCCGGAGTACGCGGAGGGTGCGCTGTTCCAGATGAAGTTCTACGCGCTGGTGGTGTGGCGGCTGCGGCAGGTGGTGCCGCGGCGGCTGCAGCTGGTGTATCTGGGGAGCGGGGACGTGCTGACGTACGACCCGGTGCCGGCGGACCTGGAGCGGGTGGAGCGGAAGCTGCACGCGCTGTGGGAGGCGATCCGGGAGGCGACGGAGACGGGTGACTGGCGGCCGCGGCCGACGAAGCTGTGCGGGTGGTGTGACCATCGGTCGGTGTGTCCGGAGTTCGGGGGCACTCCCCCGGTGTATCCGCTGGTGGTGCGGCCTCGGGACGGGGCGGATCGCCCGGCCGGTTCCTGA
- a CDS encoding site-2 protease family protein: protein MADTDESGERRSKRSDPGGGILMGRPFGVPVYVSPSWFLVAALITWVFGDQLDRVLPDLGPARYLVSLFFAVAFYASVLVHELAHTIAALRYKLPVRRIQLQFFGGVSEIEKESETPGREFVLAFVGPLLSLALAGAFYLGMKAVHPATVPGVLLAGLMISNLLVAAFNLLPGLPLDGGRMLRAVIWGITGKPMTGTVAAAWVGRALAVTVLIGLPLLTQTGVLGNPTREIGGMDTVMDALLAAILAAIIWTGAGNSLRMARLREHLPELRARALTRRAIPVQTATPLSEALRRANEAGARALVVVDGQGDPTAIVRETAIASVPEHRRPWVAVSTLAQDLTDGMKVSADLTGEELLDHLRATPATEYLVLEPTGEIYGVLSTLDVEKAFVKAMARPQS, encoded by the coding sequence GTGGCAGACACCGACGAATCCGGCGAGCGCAGGTCCAAGCGCTCCGACCCGGGCGGCGGCATCCTCATGGGCCGCCCCTTCGGCGTGCCCGTCTACGTCTCGCCCAGCTGGTTCCTCGTCGCCGCGCTCATCACCTGGGTCTTCGGAGACCAGCTCGACCGGGTCCTGCCCGACCTCGGCCCCGCCCGCTACCTCGTCTCCCTCTTCTTCGCCGTCGCCTTCTACGCCTCCGTCCTCGTCCACGAACTGGCACACACCATCGCCGCGCTCCGCTACAAACTCCCCGTGCGCCGCATCCAGCTCCAGTTCTTCGGCGGCGTCTCCGAGATCGAGAAGGAGTCCGAGACCCCCGGCCGCGAATTCGTCCTCGCCTTCGTCGGCCCCCTCCTCTCCCTCGCCCTCGCCGGAGCCTTCTACCTCGGCATGAAGGCCGTCCACCCCGCCACCGTCCCCGGCGTCCTCCTCGCCGGCCTGATGATCTCCAACCTCCTCGTCGCCGCCTTCAACCTCCTGCCCGGCCTCCCCCTCGACGGCGGCCGCATGCTCCGCGCCGTCATCTGGGGCATCACCGGCAAACCCATGACCGGCACCGTCGCCGCCGCCTGGGTCGGCCGCGCCCTCGCCGTCACCGTCCTCATCGGACTGCCCCTCCTCACCCAGACCGGGGTCCTCGGCAACCCCACCCGGGAAATCGGCGGCATGGACACCGTCATGGACGCCCTCCTCGCCGCGATCCTGGCCGCCATCATCTGGACCGGCGCCGGCAACAGCCTCCGCATGGCCCGCCTGCGCGAACACCTCCCCGAACTCCGCGCCCGCGCCCTCACCCGCCGCGCCATCCCCGTCCAGACCGCCACCCCCCTCTCCGAAGCCCTCCGCCGCGCCAACGAAGCCGGAGCCCGCGCCCTCGTCGTCGTCGACGGCCAGGGCGACCCCACCGCCATCGTCCGCGAGACAGCCATCGCCTCCGTCCCCGAACACCGCCGCCCCTGGGTCGCCGTCAGCACCCTCGCCCAGGACCTCACCGACGGCATGAAGGTTTCCGCGGACCTCACCGGCGAAGAACTCCTCGACCACCTCCGCGCCACCCCCGCCACCGAATACCTCGTCCTCGAACCCACCGGCGAGATCTACGGCGTCCTGTCCACCCTCGACGTCGAGAAGGCCTTCGTGAAGGCCATGGCGCGGCCCCAGTCCTGA
- a CDS encoding tRNA (adenine-N1)-methyltransferase: MSEPTGAARRRGPFEVGDQVQLTDPKGRHYTFTLEAGKNFHTHKGSFPHDELIGAPEGSVVRTTGNVAYLALRPLLPDYVLSMPRGAAVVYPKDAGQILAFADIFPGARVVEAGVGSGSLSSFLLRAIGDQGMLHSYERRADFAEIATANVERYFGGPHPAWQLTVGDLQDNLSDTDVDRVILDMLAPWECLEAVSKALVPGGILCCYVATTTQLSRTVESIREFGCYAEPQPWESMIRNWHVEGLAVRPDHRMIGHTGFLVTARRLADGVEPPMRRRRPSKGAYGEDYEGPGSDRSA; this comes from the coding sequence ATGTCCGAACCGACCGGTGCCGCCCGCCGACGCGGGCCCTTCGAGGTCGGGGACCAGGTTCAGCTCACCGACCCCAAGGGCCGCCACTACACGTTCACGCTCGAAGCCGGGAAGAATTTCCACACCCACAAGGGTTCCTTCCCCCACGACGAGCTGATCGGTGCTCCCGAGGGCAGTGTTGTCCGTACCACGGGGAACGTCGCGTACCTCGCGCTGCGCCCCCTGCTCCCCGACTATGTCCTGTCCATGCCCCGCGGCGCCGCCGTGGTCTACCCCAAGGACGCGGGCCAGATCCTGGCCTTCGCCGACATCTTCCCCGGCGCCCGCGTCGTGGAGGCAGGAGTGGGCTCCGGCTCCCTCAGCAGCTTCCTGCTGCGCGCCATCGGTGACCAGGGCATGCTCCACAGCTACGAGCGCCGCGCGGACTTCGCAGAGATCGCCACGGCCAACGTCGAGCGCTACTTCGGCGGCCCCCACCCCGCGTGGCAGCTGACCGTCGGCGACCTCCAGGACAACCTGTCCGACACCGACGTCGACCGCGTCATCCTCGACATGCTCGCCCCCTGGGAGTGCCTGGAGGCCGTCTCCAAGGCCCTCGTCCCCGGCGGCATCCTCTGCTGCTACGTGGCCACCACCACCCAGCTCTCGCGCACCGTCGAGTCCATCCGCGAGTTCGGCTGCTACGCCGAGCCGCAGCCGTGGGAATCGATGATCCGCAACTGGCACGTCGAAGGCCTCGCCGTCCGCCCCGACCACCGGATGATCGGCCACACCGGCTTCCTCGTCACCGCCCGCCGCCTCGCCGACGGCGTCGAGCCCCCCATGCGCCGCCGCCGCCCCTCCAAGGGCGCCTACGGCGAGGACTACGAGGGCCCCGGCAGCGACCGCTCCGCGTAG
- a CDS encoding ferredoxin — protein sequence MTVQQEAPTGGSDGAGEPLEVWIDQDLCTGDGICVQYAPEVFELDIDGLAYVKSADDELLQEAGATTPVPLVLLQDVVDSAKECPGDCIHVRRVSDRVEVYGPDAE from the coding sequence ATGACCGTGCAGCAGGAGGCCCCGACAGGTGGTTCCGACGGGGCCGGGGAGCCGCTGGAGGTCTGGATCGACCAGGACCTGTGCACCGGGGACGGCATCTGCGTGCAGTACGCCCCGGAGGTGTTCGAGCTGGACATCGATGGTCTGGCGTACGTGAAGAGCGCCGACGACGAACTGCTGCAGGAGGCGGGGGCGACCACTCCGGTTCCTCTGGTGCTCCTGCAGGACGTGGTCGATTCGGCCAAGGAATGTCCGGGGGACTGCATCCACGTGCGCCGCGTTTCGGACAGGGTCGAGGTGTACGGCCCGGACGCGGAGTGA
- the arc gene encoding proteasome ATPase, which yields MAAHDDDINRGIRPGRGSEDPAGQVAYLEQEIAVLRRKLADSPRHTRILEERIVELQTNLAGVSAQNERLANTLREARDQIVALKEEVDRLAQPPAGFGVFLQANEDGTVDIFTGGRKLRVNVSPSVDPEDLRRGQEVMLNEALNVVEAMEFERAGDIVTLKEILEDGERALVVGHTDEERVVRLAEPLLDITIRPGDALLLEPRSGYVYEVVPKSEVEDLVLEEVPDIDYDKIGGLGDQIELIRDAVELPYLYPDLFKEHELRPPKGILLYGPPGCGKTLIAKAVANSLAKKVAEVTGQAAGKSYFLNIKGPELLNKYVGETERHIRLVFQRAREKASEGTPVIVFFDEMESLFRTRGSGVSSDVENTIVPQLLAEIDGVEGLENVIVIGASNREDMIDPAILRPGRLDVKIKIERPDAEAAKDIFAKYLKASLPLHTDDLSEHSGSPQVAVHSMIQTVVEQMYAESEENRFLEVTYANGDKEVLYFKDFNSGAMIQNIVDRAKKMAIKAFLEHNQKGLRVSHLLQACVDEFKENEDLPNTTNPDDWARISGKKGERIVFIRTLVTGKQGADTGRSIDTVANTGQYL from the coding sequence GTGGCAGCCCACGACGACGACATCAACCGCGGCATCCGGCCCGGGCGAGGGTCTGAGGACCCCGCTGGCCAGGTTGCCTATCTCGAGCAGGAAATCGCCGTCCTGCGACGCAAGCTCGCCGACTCTCCGCGGCACACGAGGATTCTCGAAGAGCGGATCGTCGAGCTCCAGACGAATCTGGCAGGCGTCTCCGCGCAGAACGAACGCCTGGCGAACACCCTCCGTGAGGCCCGCGACCAGATCGTGGCCCTCAAGGAAGAAGTCGACCGGCTCGCACAGCCGCCGGCCGGCTTCGGTGTCTTCCTTCAGGCGAACGAGGATGGCACCGTCGACATCTTCACCGGCGGGCGCAAGCTCCGCGTGAACGTGAGCCCCAGCGTCGACCCGGAAGACCTCCGGCGCGGCCAGGAGGTCATGCTCAACGAAGCGCTCAACGTGGTCGAGGCCATGGAATTCGAGCGGGCCGGGGACATCGTCACCCTCAAGGAAATCCTCGAGGACGGCGAGCGCGCCCTGGTGGTCGGGCACACCGACGAGGAGAGGGTGGTGAGGCTCGCCGAGCCGCTCCTGGACATCACCATCCGCCCCGGCGACGCCCTCCTGCTCGAACCCCGCTCCGGCTACGTCTACGAGGTCGTCCCCAAGAGCGAGGTCGAGGACCTGGTCCTCGAAGAGGTCCCGGACATCGACTACGACAAGATCGGCGGCCTGGGCGACCAGATCGAGCTGATCCGCGACGCCGTCGAGCTCCCGTACCTCTACCCCGACCTCTTCAAGGAGCACGAACTGCGGCCCCCGAAGGGCATCCTGCTCTACGGCCCGCCCGGCTGCGGCAAGACGCTCATCGCCAAGGCCGTCGCCAACTCCCTTGCCAAGAAGGTCGCGGAAGTGACCGGGCAGGCGGCCGGCAAGTCGTACTTCCTGAACATCAAGGGACCCGAGCTCCTCAACAAGTACGTCGGCGAGACCGAGCGGCACATCCGCCTCGTCTTCCAGCGTGCGAGGGAGAAGGCGAGCGAGGGCACCCCCGTCATCGTCTTCTTCGACGAGATGGAATCCCTCTTCCGCACCCGCGGATCCGGCGTCAGCTCGGACGTGGAGAACACCATCGTCCCCCAGCTGCTCGCCGAGATCGACGGCGTGGAAGGCCTGGAGAACGTCATCGTCATCGGCGCCTCCAACCGCGAGGACATGATCGACCCGGCCATCCTGCGCCCCGGCCGCCTCGACGTGAAGATCAAGATCGAGCGCCCGGACGCCGAGGCGGCGAAGGACATCTTCGCCAAGTACCTCAAGGCCTCGCTCCCGCTCCACACGGACGACCTCAGCGAACACTCCGGCTCGCCCCAGGTGGCCGTCCACAGCATGATCCAGACCGTGGTCGAGCAGATGTACGCCGAATCCGAGGAGAACCGCTTCCTCGAGGTCACGTACGCCAACGGCGACAAGGAAGTCCTGTACTTCAAGGACTTCAACTCCGGCGCCATGATCCAGAACATCGTGGACCGGGCCAAGAAGATGGCCATCAAGGCCTTCCTCGAACACAACCAGAAGGGCCTGAGGGTCTCCCACCTCCTCCAGGCCTGCGTGGACGAGTTCAAGGAGAACGAGGACCTGCCCAACACCACCAACCCGGACGACTGGGCCCGCATCTCCGGAAAGAAGGGCGAGCGGATCGTATTCATCCGCACGCTCGTCACCGGAAAGCAGGGCGCGGACACCGGACGCTCCATCGACACGGTGGCGAACACAGGTCAGTACCTCTGA
- the dop gene encoding depupylase/deamidase Dop has translation MTVRRVMGIETEYGISVPGHPNANAMLTSSQIVNAYAAAMHRARRARWDFEEENPLRDARGFDLAREAADSSQLTDEDIGLANVILTNGARLYVDHAHPEYSSPEVTNPLDAVLWDKAGERIMAEAAERAAQLPGAQPIHLYKNNTDNKGASYGTHENYLMKRETPFSDIVRHLTPFFVSRQVVTGAGRIGIGQDGREHGFQISQRADYFEVEVGLETTLKRPIINTRDEPHSDAEKYRRLHVIIGDANLSEISTYLKLGTTALVLSMIEDGFINVDLAVDQPVRTLHQVSHDPSLQHLITLRSGRTLTAVQLQMEYFELARKYVDERFGTDADEQTKDVLGRWEDVLGRLETDPMSLAGELDWIAKREILEGYRRRDGLDWDAARLHLVDLQYSDVRPEKGLYNRLAARGKMKRLLDEPAVERAESKPPEDTRAYFRGRCLEQYADDVAAASWDSVIFDLPGRDSLQRVPTLEPLRGTRNHVKELLDRCRTAEDLVRVLSGQ, from the coding sequence ATGACCGTACGGCGAGTAATGGGGATCGAAACGGAGTACGGGATCTCCGTTCCGGGGCACCCGAACGCCAATGCCATGCTCACCTCGTCCCAGATCGTCAACGCCTACGCGGCGGCGATGCACCGGGCGCGACGCGCCCGCTGGGATTTCGAGGAGGAGAATCCGCTGCGGGACGCCCGCGGCTTCGACCTCGCCCGCGAGGCCGCCGACAGCAGCCAGCTGACCGACGAGGACATCGGCCTCGCCAACGTCATCCTCACGAACGGCGCGCGCCTCTACGTCGACCACGCCCACCCCGAGTACAGCTCGCCCGAGGTCACCAACCCCCTCGACGCCGTCCTCTGGGACAAGGCCGGCGAACGGATCATGGCCGAGGCCGCCGAGCGGGCCGCCCAGCTGCCCGGCGCCCAGCCGATCCACCTCTACAAGAACAACACCGACAACAAGGGCGCCTCCTACGGCACGCACGAGAACTACCTGATGAAGCGGGAGACCCCCTTCTCGGACATCGTGCGCCACCTGACCCCCTTCTTCGTCTCCCGCCAGGTCGTCACCGGGGCCGGCCGCATCGGCATCGGCCAGGACGGCCGCGAGCACGGCTTCCAGATCAGCCAGCGGGCCGACTACTTCGAGGTCGAGGTCGGGCTGGAGACCACCCTCAAGCGGCCCATCATCAACACCCGCGACGAACCCCACTCGGACGCCGAGAAGTACCGCCGCCTCCACGTGATCATCGGCGACGCGAACCTCTCCGAGATCTCCACGTACCTCAAGCTGGGCACGACCGCGCTCGTCCTGTCCATGATCGAGGACGGCTTCATCAACGTCGACCTCGCCGTGGACCAGCCCGTCCGCACCCTCCACCAGGTCTCCCACGACCCCTCCCTCCAGCACCTCATCACGCTGCGCAGCGGGCGCACCCTGACCGCCGTACAGCTCCAGATGGAGTACTTCGAGCTGGCCAGGAAGTACGTGGACGAGCGGTTCGGGACGGACGCGGACGAGCAGACCAAGGACGTCCTGGGACGCTGGGAGGACGTACTGGGCCGGCTGGAGACCGACCCGATGAGCCTGGCCGGGGAGCTGGACTGGATCGCCAAGCGGGAGATCCTGGAGGGCTACCGGCGCCGTGACGGTCTCGACTGGGACGCGGCCCGCCTCCACCTGGTGGACCTCCAGTACTCGGACGTACGGCCCGAGAAGGGCCTGTACAACCGCCTGGCCGCCCGCGGCAAGATGAAGCGGCTGCTGGACGAGCCGGCGGTGGAGCGGGCCGAGAGCAAGCCGCCGGAGGACACCCGGGCGTACTTCCGCGGCCGGTGTCTGGAGCAGTACGCGGACGACGTGGCGGCGGCGTCCTGGGACTCGGTGATCTTCGACCTCCCGGGCCGCGACTCCCTCCAGCGGGTCCCCACCCTGGAGCCCCTCCGGGGGACCCGCAACCACGTCAAGGAGCTCCTGGACCGCTGCCGCACGGCGGAGGACCTGGTCCGGGTGCTTTCCGGACAGTGA
- a CDS encoding ubiquitin-like protein Pup, which translates to MATKDTGGGQQKATRSTEEVEEQAAEAQSDLKERQEKLSDDVDSVLDEIDDVLEENAEDFVRSFVQKGGQ; encoded by the coding sequence ATGGCGACCAAGGACACCGGCGGCGGACAGCAGAAGGCCACTCGCTCGACCGAAGAGGTCGAGGAGCAGGCCGCGGAAGCGCAGTCCGACCTCAAGGAGCGGCAGGAGAAGCTCTCCGACGACGTCGACTCGGTTCTTGACGAGATTGACGATGTACTCGAGGAGAATGCTGAGGACTTCGTGCGGTCGTTCGTTCAGAAGGGTGGCCAGTAG
- a CDS encoding endonuclease domain-containing protein — protein sequence MLRTSCGRSFRRVASRPLLPSIRRSDCLSDHQTGMVRGALSGCRAAMGRYKDRPDVMRRAAAYVEGNLWNPTLVAQGVYRQPS from the coding sequence ATGCTGAGGACTTCGTGCGGTCGTTCGTTCAGAAGGGTGGCCAGTAGGCCCCTTTTGCCTTCGATTCGAAGGTCTGACTGCCTTAGTGATCATCAGACGGGTATGGTCCGAGGCGCACTGTCCGGCTGCCGCGCAGCCATGGGGCGGTACAAGGATCGGCCGGACGTCATGAGGCGTGCAGCCGCTTACGTGGAAGGAAACCTGTGGAACCCAACACTCGTAGCACAGGGCGTCTACCGGCAGCCTTCCTGA
- the prcB gene encoding proteasome subunit beta has product MEPNTRSTGRLPAAFLTPGSSSFMDFLGAHAPEMLPGNRRLPEGIVEAPHGTTIVAVTFPGGVVLAGDRRATMGNMIAQRDIEKVFPADEYSAVGIAGTAGLAVEMVKLFQLELEHFEKVEGATLSLEGKANRLSTMIRSNLGMAMQGLAVVPLFAGYDEAKEKGRIFSYDVTGGRSEEHGYAATGSGSIFARGSMKKLYRPDLSEEQATTLVVQALYDAADDDSATGGPDLYRHIYPIVTVITDEGFRRLDEDESQELARKVTDRRLQEPDGPRAALL; this is encoded by the coding sequence GTGGAACCCAACACTCGTAGCACAGGGCGTCTACCGGCAGCCTTCCTGACGCCGGGGTCGTCGTCCTTCATGGACTTCCTGGGTGCGCACGCGCCCGAGATGCTGCCGGGGAACCGGCGGCTGCCCGAGGGGATCGTCGAGGCGCCGCACGGGACGACCATCGTCGCCGTGACCTTCCCCGGCGGGGTCGTGCTCGCCGGTGACCGGCGGGCGACGATGGGGAACATGATCGCGCAGCGGGACATCGAGAAGGTGTTCCCGGCCGACGAGTACTCCGCGGTCGGCATCGCCGGTACGGCCGGCCTGGCCGTGGAGATGGTCAAGCTGTTCCAGCTGGAGCTGGAGCACTTCGAGAAGGTCGAGGGGGCGACTCTGTCGCTCGAGGGCAAGGCCAACCGGCTCTCGACCATGATCCGGAGCAATCTGGGCATGGCCATGCAGGGGCTCGCCGTCGTGCCGCTGTTCGCGGGCTACGACGAGGCCAAGGAGAAGGGCCGGATCTTCTCCTACGACGTGACCGGCGGCCGCTCCGAGGAGCACGGCTACGCCGCCACCGGTTCCGGTTCGATCTTCGCCCGGGGTTCGATGAAGAAGCTGTACCGCCCCGACCTGTCGGAGGAGCAGGCCACCACGCTGGTCGTGCAGGCGCTGTACGACGCCGCCGACGACGACTCGGCGACCGGCGGGCCGGACCTGTACCGCCACATCTACCCCATCGTCACCGTCATCACCGACGAGGGCTTCCGCAGGCTGGACGAGGACGAGTCGCAGGAGCTCGCCCGCAAGGTGACGGACCGTCGGCTCCAGGAGCCCGACGGACCGCGCGCCGCCCTGCTCTGA